The nucleotide window TTAGTTTATTCCAAGCTACttgttaataaaataattttcttttaaatatctGTCGCAGATCTCTCTTAGAATCATATTATATTGTAGTACATAAGGCAGTGTCAAATCTCTTATAATTTAAGAGAAATTCTTTAGGGTATAGGTATCGTTGAACTTGCACACAGTGAGAAAAGCCTACCTACACTTAAGTGATAAACTCTCATTATACACGTATTCCTTGCAAAAGACATAACTTCCTAAACAATTTTTACGACTAAAACGtaattttcacacaaaaaatgaGCTTAACCAAAGATCACGTTGAAGCGATATGTACCAAAACAAGGACATATAATTTGGTAGCAAAATACAAGAAGTCTTTCAAACATTAACTTGTGGCAGCTAGGATTGAATTGACAACTAAGGTTTCAAGTACCTGACAGATGACACATTGAACTATTACCAGCAACCATCACaaccatttttattatttcagAACACCTTTTTAAAGGAAATTGCCTCTTGTGGGCACACAAGGAGAAGTTATATTAATTTGTAAGCATTTAAACTCAATCCAAGCACAAATTAAGCCCTCCCTAACCAATATTTATAGAAGTTGGATCAATGCTTTTGTGGAGAAAACAATAGGAGATAAGTGGCCTCCCTATAAATGTAATCCCATTTATTAAATTCATATGGACAACCAAATGATAACCTAATCATCTTTCTCccccaataattttttttcttccaaaaagtTGACATGAAAAAGACTGGCTATTTCCAAATGAGGCAAAAAGAGAAAGAATTGTTTGGAATTGGGCAAGATGGGTATTCACTTGTGTCACTAGATGATTAAGGATTTGCTGTTTATTATTTTAGAGGATTATTAGATCTATTGTAATGTCTTATTTTTTCATTACATTATAATATCATCGgttaaaaaaagttaaaaaataaagataatattttttcacccactattattcctaaTCCAACCCTCCACTCACTATCAAGGCCTTCGTTCACAATTTTTATTCTGGTTAGAATTCCAGAATCGGATCACTTCCCAGATCTCTAGCTGATTACAACTCTTATTTATTCCCACTGTTCAAAAAATTCTAAAATCAAGCAGACCATGCCTATAGCCACTGTTGAATCTAATATTATGAGTTAAGTAAAACACTAAAAGCACGTTCATTTAATCTCCACGCTTGATATCGAACCAAGAGTTTAGTCACGACATATGTATTGTGAGCAAGAATGTAAAAAGGGGGAAAATGCCATGATAAAACAGGAAAGGATAGTGGGGTTAGATTTTTGGTCCTGTTTCCATTTGCTTTTTCTGACAGCCATCCCTATGAACATTACATTACCCCACCAGCAATAATTACCACTGTATTAATTGATCGTAGACCAAACACGCCCTCAACGAAGACCaataagctctctctctctctctctctctctgacctccaactctttctctctcatcagcAGCTTCACAAGCAAGAGCAAACAAGCTCTCTCAAGCTCAAAGTTCATCTCTTTCGGCAGTCAAATCGGAGCTTCTGAAAATGTCGCTCTCAGCTCAGTAAGAGTTCCCCAATTCTCTGTTTTACTTCACTTGCTAAGTtgctcttcaatttctgagatctgGGTTGTCTAGGGTTTCTCTGGAGCTTGCTAAAGTCGATAAATTTCTGAGCTTTGGAGGTGagagttagggtttagggttgcaATTAGAGTAAATGTGGAGGGTTTTTGTAGGGTAAATAAGATCTGGGGCGTATGAGGGTGACGGGAGTTGTGTTTTGTATTGGCACTGGCTTTGGGTGAGATTTTCCCAAAAGGGTAGTTTAAATCTTCTGGTTTTATTTTGGGGTGGGGGTGGGCATTTTTTCTCAGCATTTGATGAGATAGTGGCGAAGGGGCTCAGTAATGGGTGTTAATAAGAAGTAAGATTGGACCGGTACTTGAATCTTTGAGTTGGGTTTCAGCAGGCGGTGAAAGGAGGCTGTGTTTTCGGCTTTTCGAACCATGAGGCTTTCGTCTTCGTCATCATCTCCGGGGTTTAACCATCAGCTTCAGGAAGGTTTGCAttttttccctttatttggttatttccattttttttcgtctgaaatttaatatttttgtcaAAGCGTTTGTTATTTCACTCCGAGGCATTGTCCTGCATGATTTTATGCTATTTTTGGTTGGGATTTTGTCTAAAGTTATTGACCCTACGTTTTAGGGAATCTTTATGAGGTCATTGAACAGACCTAGTCTGTATTTATTTCACCTGTGCATTTCTTAATTAGGTAGTTATTTCAGGGTAAAGAAAGTGACATTCTATGCATGCATTACTTGTGTGTTTGAGAAATTAAGTTTGGTGATTTTAAACGAGGCGTAATTGTACAATTATCTTAATTATCTTAACTGCGCATAATGCTTGAAGGGGTACGGAATGGAAGTTTTGTTCCTGTAAAAGAATTAACAACATTCCTTTAACACTAAACCTAGGCTTTCATTTCTATCTTCAGCGGTTAGGATTTTGATTATATGGATGTTTATGTCATGCATACTCACACAAGCATAGAACCTGTGTGCAGGGGAGATGAAATGTTTGAATTCTGAGCTATGGCATGCGTGTGCTGGGCCTCTAGTGTCTCTGCCTCTTCTTGGAAGTCGTGTAGTCTACTTTCCACAGGGCCACAGCGAGCAGGTCGGCAACTGCATCATTATCTCACTAAttgttgaatttttcttttgctttctgaatGGTATTTGCAGAAAACAATTGTTTGGTTTGCAGTTTGTAGAATAGGGACGTTTGTTTGTTGATTTAGGGACTTAggactcgtttggatgtgcttttaaaatgattgaaagtgcttttagagaaaatgttttttggttccaaaagcacttaaagtgctttctgcaagaagcactagttatgtgcttcttccaggaagcactctaagtgcttttccagaatttacttgcatttttactaaggattggttccaaaaacattttcaccaaaagcgcttttagtcattttaaaagcacgtCCAAACGAGCTCTTAGCCTCTTGTTAACATTGTTTAGTTTTTGTCTAATAAGTTTGAAATGGGTGTCAACTCTGTGTTTGTGTCTCCCTGTGTCTTGATTATTGAAAGCAGATCTTAAATTGAGTAATTATTCTTGTGGTCTGGAATCTGGATAATAAAATTACTATACATATGAATGTCAGCATGTTGTTTAATCAAATGTATATTTTCATTTGTAAAGGATGGTTTACTcctatacaaaaataaatagataaataaataaaggacgAGTTACAGTTTTTTTCTTCAGGTATTTGCTTCGTTTTTGTTTGATGTTGGGCATCCCATTTGTATTAAGCATTTTATACAAATCATTACCTCAATTACTATAATAGAGtccataatttttttagtacacTTTTGCTTAAACAGCTGAAATGTTTAATATCTAACTAATCATCTCGTCTAATGTCTAACTAATCATTTCGTCCTGAACACTAACTTTACAGAATgaattcattttttgtttttaattcttGGTATTTCTTATACAGGTTGCTGCATCAACCAACAAAGAAGTGGATGCCCACTTTCCCAATTACCCCAACTTGCCTCCACAACTAATTTGTCAGCTACACAATGTGACAATGCACGTAAGTGTCAGCCTAATTGCATCTTCTCTGTACCAATTTCCTAGGCTGCtccttgaaattttaattttctatgGTACAGGCAGATGTGGAGACGGATGAAGTATATGCTCAAATGACCCTACAACCATTAAATCCGGTAATGCACTTGgctgtttttaaattttgatttgtgaGTCAAGTAATTTTCATGTCCTGACATAAACTATTTTGTAGCAAGAGCAAAAAGATGTATACCTACTGCCTGCAGAGTTGGGTGCTGCCAACAAACAGCCAACCAACTATTTTTGTAAAACTTTGACTGCAAGTGATACTAGCACGCATGGAGGATTCTCAGTTCCCCGCCGTGCAGCTGAAAAAGTCTTTCCTCCTCTTGTAGGTGTCCTTTTCTTCAACTCATTTGATCATCACTTTTCGATTCTTTATATTTTCATATCGTAAACTTGGTTTTGTTCATTTTACTTTTACTGTTCCTCAGGATTACTCGCAGCAACCCCCTGCCCAGGAACTAATTGCAAGGGATCTACATGATAATGAATGGAAATTCAGACATATATTTCGAGGTGAGTATGAATTACTTTAGATTTCTCTTTTTTATCTGCCGTTATTATCTTTTATCGTTTTTCACTTATCATTCTTCAGTTACCTGCTCTAGCTTAGATGCCAAAGTAAGGTAACTGAGAGCAGTGGTACGTCATAGTTCAGACACTCCTTGGTTCTAAatgtcaaaaatgaaaattttggagaaatttttttatttactggCATCAGCTGTATCCATGTCATATGATTGTATCACTGGAAATCTATAAAATGAACCAACCTGCAATACTAATTGCATATACACCCAATGAAGATGtggaaaataaatattgacttGAAGTATCCCTCTTTCCTCCATACTTGTCGATCTAGCAAATCAGCGGGGCACATAATAGTCCAAGGAAATTGATGGGTAGGACCAgtgagatttttattttggtcAGAGGAATAGTGACTTTAGAGCTTATTTTGTTTTGGTCGGAGGAATAGTGACATTAAGCTCGGTCAGAGGAATAGTGACTTTAGAACTTATTGACCAATGATGTTAGAACTTTCTGTTTCTAATTGCCCTTGTCATGGTTGAAGGCAAGAATTTCAAAGATCTTGATCGCATTGTTTCTACTTTCTTTACCTAGTttctcttatttatttcttattttccaATTTATACTGTCTGGAATTCTGAACACGTAATTATGGCTTCTAATTGCATTTTTCCATGTTATTGTGCAGGCCAGCCCAAGAGGCACCTTCTCACGACAGGATGGAGCGTGTTCGTTAGTGCTAAACGACTTGTTGCTGGTGATTCGGTCCTCTTTATCTGGTAATTTTAAACTGTTATTCTGTTATTGGAGGGGTGATGGTGGTTGTATTTATTATGTGAAGGATTGTTGTAatcatttttctcatcactGATATGTTGTCTTCAATCAGGAATGAAAAGAATCAGTTGCTCTTAGGTATTCGGCGAGCAAATCGTCCACAGACTGTCATGCCCTCATCAGTTTTGTCAAGTGACAGCATGCACATTGGTCTTCTTGCTGCTGCAGCTCATGCAGCTGCAACAAATAGTCGCTTTACTATTTTTTATAATCCAAGGTGAGTATCTGCAACTTCTCCAGATTGTAAATACTACTATTTACATCTTATTCCTCAATTTTCTTACAACGCAGGGCTAGTCCGTCTGAATTTGTGATACCCCTGGCCAAGTATGTTAAAGCTGTCTATCATACTCGGGTTTCTGTGGGCATGCGATTTAGGATGCTGTTTGAGACAGAAGAGTCTAGTGTCCGTCGGTAGGTTATGTTATCTTCGTAGTTCGATTTCAATATGTAGTTTATGGTTCACATTTAATTAACTGGTTATTCATACTTGTATTATGTAGGTTATTGacctttcttatttattttgtttgttttccttCAGATACATGGGTACAATAACTGGCATCAGTGACTTAGATTCTGTTCGCTGGCCAAATTCCCATTGGCGCTCTGTGAAGGTTTGTTGAGAGCATttgctgattttgatgtttATTAGAATTccactatttttttattataagtttgacaatttttttttgaggtGGGGCCAGTTTTTTTCCAACTTTTTCAAACTTCCATAAACGTGTTTTCTGCTAATGCAGGTTGGCTGGGATGAATCCACTGCTGGGGAGAGGCAGCCAAGGGTATCATTGTGGGAGATTGAACCACTAACAACGTTCCCAATGTATCCATCTCCATTCCCCCTCAGACTAAAGCGACCATGGGCATCAGGCGTTCCCTCTTTCCACGGTATCTTTGTTTTTTTGCTTGAAGAGTGCTTGGTGTCTTTTctcaaattgttttgtttcttttccccCCTCAGATACTTAGTGGTATTTCATTTCAGGTCTAAAAGATGGTGATATGGGCATTAATTCTCCACTGATGTGGCTGCAAGGAGGGCTCGGAGATCAGGGGATGCAATCTTTGAACTTCCAGGGATTTGGAGTTTCTCCTTGGATGCAACCAAGGCTTGATGCGTCTATGGCAGGTCTACAACCCGATGTATACCAAGCAATGGCAGCCGCTGCACTTCAAGAAATGAGGGCAGTTGATTCTTCAAAATGTTCTTCACAGTCTCTTCTGCCCTTCCAGCAATCTTCAAGTGTTTCTAATGGGGCAGCTGCTGTGCTTCAAAGACAGGTCTTGCCTCAGTCTCAGCCTCAAAATGCTTATCTTGAGAGCTTTCAAGAAAGCCAAGCTCCAGCTCAGGCTCAGGTCTTGCAACAACAGTCGCAGCGTTACCATCCCTATAGTGATCAGAGGCAACAGCagctgcagcagcagcagctgcaTCAGCATCATCATCAGCAGCTGCAACAACAGCAGCTGAAtcagcaacagcagcagcagcagcaacatcaGCTTCAACAATCCCGTCATATGCACCAATTGTCTGTTCAGCATCAGATCCCGAATGCTATGTCTGCTCTTCCTAATTTTGCCTCAATCACTCCATCCCAGTCTGCATCTATGCAGTCTATCTCTTCGCAACCTCAGCAGCAGAGCTTTCCTGACCCTGTTGGAAATCCTATACCTTCATCTGATGTTCCCCCTGTACATAGTATGTTAGGTTCGCTATCACAGGATGGAACATCCCACTTACTTAACTTAAGCGGATCCAACTCTGCAATTTCTTCTTCCTTGTTAGCTAAGCAGACCACCGGTGAACCGCAGTTATCATCTGGAGCTGCTCAATGTGTACTTCCACAGGTGGAACAGTTGAGAACACCACAGTCAAGTTTCTCTGAGATCACTGCCTTGCCTCCATTTCCTGGTAGAGAATACTCCGCATTCCAAGGCGGTACTGATCCCCAAAGCAATCTTTTGTTTGGGGTGAACATTGATTCATCATCTCTTATGCTGCATAATGGGATTCCAAACCTGAGAAATATTGGCAATGGAAATGATTCAGTGTCCGTGCCCTTTGGTGCTTCCAATTATGCCAGTGGCACAGGCAATGATTTTCCACTAAATTCGGACATGACTACATCAAGTTGTGTAGATGAATCAGGTTTCTTGCAGTCTTCAGAAAATGTGGACCAAGTAAATCCAACTGGAACCTTTGTGAAGGTAAGATGAGATAATTGTGAAAGTTGTTTACAAGCATATTTATCTTTAACATGATGGTCTGATGTATGGACCATTGTCGGCGATTGTATTTGGCAAGGCAAATGCTTCATGATCAGTGTTTGCTTTTTCAAAACTAGCACTTGTCATTGATtgctcttgtttttttttacatGTTAAAATGGTGCAATTTGACAGGTTCACAAGTCAGGGTCCTTTGGGAGGTCACTGGATATTTCTAAATTCAGCAGCTATGATGATCTGCGCAGTGAGCTCGCACGTATGTTTGGCCTTGAAGGCCAACTGAAGGACCCTCAGAGATCAGGCTGGCAGCTTGTATTTGTTGACAGGGAGAATGATGTTCTTCTCCTTGGTGACGACCCTTGGCAGTAAGTCCCAAATTGTCATGATTTTTCTTGTATTTGTCAATTATTGTACACTCTTGCCTGTTTGCATAAGCAGTCCTAAAGGTTGAGCTTCCCACGAGTTTCAATCATTAGTGATAGTTTGTAAAATGTTTCATGCCGAATCACTGTGCGAATGCGAAGTTTTAATGTAAAGCAGCTAGTATTAAGATTTTATGCTGTATGTCAATTTGTAGAGAGCAACAACGATAAATGTTAGACCAATGCTTCAAGGTTCAAAGTGTCCTAGGACTTGTTTACATCATCTAAAATCTTTGACTATTTTCTCACCTTTTTGAGATTTTAAGTCACTATTGTGCATTTCTACATGACAATTGGCTTCTGGAGTTTTGAAACTATTCTTGTCATGATTCGCTGGAGGTATAATGATTCTTTGTTTATCTTCAGGGAGTTTGTGAACAATGTGTATTACATCAAGATACTCTCGCCTCTGGAAGTGCAACAAATGGGAAAGGAAGGCCTCAACAGTGTGGCTTCTGTCCCAAACAATAAGCTTTCCAATGGTAGCAACACCACTGTTGACTACGTGGGTCGACAGGACTTGAGAAACTCAAGGAATGGGATTGCATCTTTGGGATCACTCGACTACTAAACGCCAATGCTTTGCTAGAAATggaaaattaatcaaattgcCAGCGAATGGTGAGTGTTCAACTATGCTGGTAGTGTTTTCTTTAAAGGATCGGTAGCATTGTTTTACCCTTTTATGTGGTCAGTGAGATGTACTGCTTAGGCAAAGTCTATTTGAAGCTTGCATGTCAGCTTATAATTATATACTGTAAATTATAGTAGGAAGGAACCTTGTTTCTGAAACTACCGCTGCAACAGGTAGAACAACACACGTACTGTTAAGAGTTTGATGTCCGAGTCCGATGGCACTTTGTATGCTATCTTGTcctgtaatttattatttattgaagtCGAAAGCATATCATGAATCAGACTGGTCAAGTTCAATTACTATATTGAGAATCATGAGGTAGGTTTCAtttaagttatatatatatatatatacacgtgtgtgtgtgtgtatgtttatGGCCGAAACTAGTTTATTGGTTTAACGCCAAGTCATTAAAGGAGTCTAATCATCAACTGTCACATTCTGtggtttacaaaatatgatGCAACTATATGGTCTCTGTTTAGCATTTATAGGGATgatttgggagtgaggtgcttaaaaaaaaagcacatttgaaaaaaagctgtgagggttttaagactgaaaaaaaatggcttattttggaagttgctgtgagaataaactaaaatcaaaggaaaaagctgaagctgttatttgcagctttggaaaactggtttttttttcaaagcacacggagctacagtgttcctttaatgaaaatatctactatcagactgcttttttttcaaaagcacttttacaaaaaagtttatcaaacactgttgatttttttcacagccgtttattctcacagcacaatcgcttattctcacaacagttttttttcaaaacatagcaataccaaaccagtccaTAGTTGAGGTGGTATCAAACATCTTATGAATCGGTCTTTTTAGAATTTTCAAAGTTAAAGAGTTGACCGTAAAGACGACTACTAATCATGTATCAATTAGTCAAGTATAGCTGCTAATATAATTGTCGTGTACGAATATATCCTTGTGTGGACAAATCAATTAAGTATATCTTAATTTCTACTGTTATTTTTATGCACGTGTCATATTTCCTCATCTACTAAACAACAAAATCTTATCCTACTAAATGAGATTGGATGTAAAAAACCGTCATTATGCTCAATTTTGCGTCAAGTCTTCGGTTAGCATGTTTCCTCGTTTACCATGTCATTCAAAATAATGACAAGCTTATTGTTTTCTCAAATGACTCCAACGACTTCGGTGGGTGTAGAAATACCTGGCCTCTGGATCTAAAAGGTTGAGACTTTGTCTTATCACGCGGTTTGTTTATTCCAAGCTTCACTATACACGGCACGGCTCAATATATAGGAAGGTAAAGAAGAGAAGAGGAAGAAcaagcagaaaaaaaaatggaggttGTGCAGTTTCTAATTCAAATTACGCTGtttttgtggtctttgagcagtgCAATACCAGCAGTAGCCTCGCAGCCCAGTTTAGCAAAGCCAAATTGTCCAGCACATTGTGGTAATGATACGATAAGTATCCCATATCCTTTTGGAATCGGAGCAGATTGTTTCATGAACGCATGGTTCGAAATAACCTGTGACAATTCCACATATAATTCCCCTCGCAGACCCATACCTCGCTTGAACCATCCCAGTCTGAAACAACTTGAAGTGCTGGAGTTATCTATGAATGGCACACTAAGTGTCAGAAACCCGATTACCTTCTTTGGTGATTGCGGAACTAACAGGACACTTGCAGAGCAAGCACCCAACTTGACAGGAAGCCCGTTCGTGTTCTCGAAAAGGAACAGGCTCGTTTCAGTGGGCTGTGGTGGAATTGCcttgatgaagttgatgaatGGCTCGAGTGTTGGAGGTTGCTTGTCGATTTGTGGTGATAAGGGTAGTTTACTTGAACAATTTGATGAGCCTGATAACTGCAATGGTATTAACTGCTGCCAGACCACCATTCCCGGCAATCTTACAAACTTCAACACTAGCTTTCAAGAAGTGAAAGGTCTCTTGAACGCGAGTGATTCCACCTCTGGATCCGGAAGTTGCAAGTATGCATTCTTGACAGACGAAGCATTTGGGATGGTGACTGGTCTTGACTATATTCATTTGGTAGGCGTCCCTGGAGTGCTCGAATGGAACTGGAGTCAATATACGGAATCGGAGATATTTGGAACAGCATCAACAACCTTTCGGGATGCTAACTCGGGCACGGTCTGCGCAAGTAACAACAGTTGCTCCTGCGGAAACGGCCTTGAAGGAAACCCCTACGTCGTTGATGGATGTCAAGGTACATGTCTAGCTATCATTTTATTCAAACTTCAAAACGACGTACaaacttcttttcttttctactttcTAGACATCTAGGCTATGTTTGGGTGCGGGATTTCCAAGACCCAAGAGATTATTGATGTTAAATTAGTAAGAGACGAACCTCAAAATGTTAGATAAGAGGGATTAGAAATGCCCTTCATGATTATTATAAAAGCATGGAGGATGGATTTCCTTCCCGTTAGGATTTGTAAATCCCTCTCACATGCCTTTGTAATACTCATGAATAGCATTTTTAATCCCCTCAATCCAATATTTTGTGATTCATTCTTCACTAATTTGGCCTCAATTCCTTGGGACTCAAaaattcctcaccaaaagatAGCCAGCCCTAAGGTtctatttgatttttatttcagtttttgtttttaaatttaaaaaaagcaGGAAGTTTAATGTTTGGTATATGTTGTCACCTTTAAAATAGCAAGAACATTGAATAGTATTTGAGAGTTGTTCGGTaatagttttcaattttcat belongs to Malus sylvestris chromosome 17, drMalSylv7.2, whole genome shotgun sequence and includes:
- the LOC126611120 gene encoding auxin response factor 6-like, with protein sequence MRLSSSSSSPGFNHQLQEGEMKCLNSELWHACAGPLVSLPLLGSRVVYFPQGHSEQVAASTNKEVDAHFPNYPNLPPQLICQLHNVTMHADVETDEVYAQMTLQPLNPQEQKDVYLLPAELGAANKQPTNYFCKTLTASDTSTHGGFSVPRRAAEKVFPPLDYSQQPPAQELIARDLHDNEWKFRHIFRGQPKRHLLTTGWSVFVSAKRLVAGDSVLFIWNEKNQLLLGIRRANRPQTVMPSSVLSSDSMHIGLLAAAAHAAATNSRFTIFYNPRASPSEFVIPLAKYVKAVYHTRVSVGMRFRMLFETEESSVRRYMGTITGISDLDSVRWPNSHWRSVKVGWDESTAGERQPRVSLWEIEPLTTFPMYPSPFPLRLKRPWASGVPSFHGLKDGDMGINSPLMWLQGGLGDQGMQSLNFQGFGVSPWMQPRLDASMAGLQPDVYQAMAAAALQEMRAVDSSKCSSQSLLPFQQSSSVSNGAAAVLQRQVLPQSQPQNAYLESFQESQAPAQAQVLQQQSQRYHPYSDQRQQQLQQQQLHQHHHQQLQQQQLNQQQQQQQQHQLQQSRHMHQLSVQHQIPNAMSALPNFASITPSQSASMQSISSQPQQQSFPDPVGNPIPSSDVPPVHSMLGSLSQDGTSHLLNLSGSNSAISSSLLAKQTTGEPQLSSGAAQCVLPQVEQLRTPQSSFSEITALPPFPGREYSAFQGGTDPQSNLLFGVNIDSSSLMLHNGIPNLRNIGNGNDSVSVPFGASNYASGTGNDFPLNSDMTTSSCVDESGFLQSSENVDQVNPTGTFVKVHKSGSFGRSLDISKFSSYDDLRSELARMFGLEGQLKDPQRSGWQLVFVDRENDVLLLGDDPWQEFVNNVYYIKILSPLEVQQMGKEGLNSVASVPNNKLSNGSNTTVDYVGRQDLRNSRNGIASLGSLDY